One genomic window of Tachypleus tridentatus isolate NWPU-2018 chromosome 12, ASM421037v1, whole genome shotgun sequence includes the following:
- the LOC143233508 gene encoding uncharacterized protein LOC143233508, with product MRQSTKVLLHVTVFLTGLAVGHTGTPDPSFSCSDQFGSYPDPTDCTKYYVCVFGDALHETCIGGLYFNTRLQTCDWPINTNCGVGSQTSDENYENFPNNGDFFSSVRRKQGSSPGRSSSYNYRSKFRNKGEVNERSELRLSISSTSPPPPDFPLTTPLKSPYQKKHERVNPGSQREVNHGVYLNSHNQGSQLQYEEGTHKTETPSVNLRSDRPSFVSGGKVFVRPISDKNVDTETQNYNKDKQKISQIVASQSADGGSHLALEDKNTDYENPKKEVDISTNNGKPKGPDAISVYGSKDDDGNEASGGASQSNYNRSFPSEPKERTSYNGKSGSLVNKDGILSLKRNNSQYDNSDMTVSTNNGHYKDLDTVSYQLPNSGHSKKSETLSSLPRNNNPAKERDTLSSISPNNGYSKQSNTLSSLSPNNGYSKQSNTLSSLSPNNGHSKQSSTLSSLSRNNDPSKQSAILSSLSQNNGHSKDPDIIPSLLKNNEHSKESSISSSLLQNNDYSKDPDIKPLTPGPTLIPNRSYKLYSQPSSNHRPLHSDPKQSLQDSDNLDAQFGTNPIIVSVPDTPKYNQPMNSKPPVTRNVSHSNVNNDPSSLSNYGATNRSTTYDTRSGKPRTVHTETTATSNKIIPAASQSSKRDSYSKLAVRPPPVYSTPVPLEPADTCRPNKCRLPDCRCGGTNIPGDLPVSEVPQVVLLTFDDAVNALNYDLYQEIFTGRKNPNGCPILGTFYVSHEWTDYSQVQTLYSEGHEMASHTISHSFGEKFSKNRWLKEVHGQREILHLYGGVKMEDVRGMRAPFLQIGGNNMFEMLYEANFTYDSSMPVFDNNPPLWPYTLDYAINHECMITPCPKKSFPGLWEVGMVMWVDLRGGRCSMADACFNAQDEEGITKFFRKNFHRHYNSNRAPLGLFYHSAWFTTPHHKKGFIKFLDEIMNKGDVWLITNWQLIQWIRNPTPKSKLNSFEPWQCKRNERPPPCHNPKVCNVGSKNGVRYMKTCQKCPKNYPWVGKTGYKQGD from the exons GTTTAGCCGTGGGACACACCGGCACACCTGACCCATCTTTCTCGTGCAGTGACCAGTTTGGTTCCTACCCAGACCCGACTGACTGCACCAAGTACTACGTGTGTGTGTTTGGAGATGCTCTTCACGAAACTTGTATAGGCGGCCTGTACTTCAACACTCGCCTACAGACGTGTGATTGGCCGATAAATACAAACTGCGGAGTTG GTTCACAGACCAGTGACGAAAACTACGAGAATTTCCCTAATAATGGAGACTTTTTCTCAAGTGTAAGACGTAAGCAGGGTTCATCTCCCGGTAGGTCATCTAGCTACAACTACAGGTCAAAGTTTAGGAATAAGGGGGAAGTTAATGAAAGATCCGAGTTACGGTTGTCTATCAGTTCCACTTCTCCCCCGCCACCCGACTTTCCCTTGACGACACCATTAAAATCACCCTATCAGAAGAAACATGAACGTGTTAACCCAGGCAGCCAGAGAGAGGTTAATCATGGAGTTTACCTTAACTCCCACAATCAGGGTAGCCAGCTCCAATATGAAGAAGGTACACATAAAACAGAGACACCTAGCGTAAACTTGAGAAGCGATCGACCTTCCTTTGTATCTGGTGGTAAAGTGTTTGTAAGACCAATCTCTGATAAAAATGTTGACACAGAAACTCAGAATTacaacaaagacaaacaaaaaatatctcaAATAGTTGCTTCCCAAAGTGCAGATGGAGGGTCACATCTTGCATTAGAGGATAAAAATACTGATTATGAGAACCCAAAGAAAGAAGTAGACATCAGTACAAACAATGGAAAACCCAAAGGTCCAGATGCCATCTCCGTCTATGGTAGTAAAGATGATGACGGTAATGAGGCATCCGGTGGAGCTTCTCAATCAAATTACAACAGATCTTTTCCAAGTGAGCCAAAAGAACGCACCAGTTACAATGGTAAATCTGGGTCTCTTGTCAATAAAGATGGCATATTGTCTTTGAAAAGAAATAACAGCCAATATGATAATTCAGATATGACTGTGTCTACAAATAATGGTCACTATAAGGATCTTGATACTGTATCTTACCAGTTACCAAACAGTGGCCATTCTAAGAAATCAGAGACCTTGTCTTCCCTACCTCGAAATAACAATCCTGCCAAAGAAAGAGATACTTTATCTTCCATATCACCAAACAATGGTTATTCCAAACAATCAAATACTTTGTCTTCTCTATCACCAAACAATGGATATTCGAAACAATCAAATACTTTGTCTTCCCTATCACCAAACAATGGACATTCCAAACAATCAAGTACTTTGTCTTCCCTATCTCGAAACAACGATCCTTCCAAACAATCAGCTATCCTGTCTTCTCTGTCACAAAATAATGGACATTCGAAAGATCCAGATATTATACCTTCCCTattaaaaaacaatgaacatTCAAAAGAATCATCTATCTCGTCTTCTTTATTGCAAAATAATGATTATTCTAAAGATCCTGATATCAAACCGCTGACTCCAGGACCAACACTAATCCCAAACAGGTCTTATAAACTATATAGCCAACCATCTTCGAACCATCGTCCTCTTCATAGCGACCCAAAGCAGTCTTTACAGGACTCAGACAACTTGGACGCTCAGTTTGGTACTAATCCTATCATAGTAAGTGTACCAGATACCCCTAAATATAACCAACCTATGAACAGCAAACCACCAGTCACTAGAAACGTTAGCCATTCAAATGTTAACAACGATCCTTCTTCACTTTCTAACTATGGTGCAACAAATAGAAGTACAACTTATGACACGAGATCTGGTAAACCAAGAACTGTTCATACAGAAACCACCGCAACATCCAACAAAATAATCCCTGCTGCTTCTCAATCATCAAAGAGGGATTCTTACTCTAAACTAGCTGTACGACCTCCACCTGTGTACTCCACTCCAGTTCCCTTAGAACCAGCTGACACATGTAGACCCAACAAGTGCCGTCTTCCAGACTGCCGTTGCGGAGGAACTAATATTCCAGGAGATCTTCCAGTCAGCGAAGTTCCACAAGTGGTGCTTCTTACTTTTGATGACGCCGTAAATGCTTTGAACTACGACTTATACCAAGAAATATTCACAGGACGAAAAAACCCTAATGGCTGTCCTATTTTGGGGACTTTTTATGTATCGCACGAATGGACAGATTACTCACAAGTTCAAACTCTTTACTCTGAAGGGCACGAGATGGCGTCTCATACAATCAG TCACAGTTTTGGTGAAAAGTTCTCGAAAAACAGATGGCTTAAGGAGGTCCATGGCCAACGAGAGATCCTCCACCTTTATGGAGGAGTTAAGATGGAGGACGTCCGAGGGATGAGAGCACCGTTTCTGCAGATTGGTGGAAACAACATGTTTGAGATGCTGTACGAAGCCAATTTCACCTACGATTCTTCCATGCCTGTGTTCGATAATAACCCACCACTCTGGCCCTACACTCTAGACTACGCTATCAACCACGAGTGTATGATTACTCCTTGCCCCAAAAAGTCCTTTCCAGGGCTCTGGGAGGTAGGTATGGTGATGTGGGTGGATCTAAGAGGTGGCCGCTGCTCCATGGCAGACGCCTGTTTTAATGCCCAGGACGAAGAAGGAATTACAAAGTTTTTCAGAAAGAACTTTCACCGCCATTACAACTCTAACCGGGCCCCTCTAGGTTTGTTCTATCACTCGGCCTGGTTCACAACCCCCCATCACAAAAAGGGGTTCATAAAATTTCTAGATGAGATCATGAACAAAGGCGACGTCTGGTTAATCACCAATTGGCAACTTATCCAGTGGATAAGAAACCCTACCCCCAAGTCTAAACTAAACAGTTTCGAACCTTGGCAGTGTAAGCGGAACGAACGACCCCCTCCGTGTCATAATCCAAAAGTGTGTAACGTGGGAAGTAAGAATGGCGTACGATACATGAAAACCTGTCAGAAATGTCCAAAGAACTACCCGTGGGTGGGGAAGACGGGTTACAAACAAGGGGACTAA